The following coding sequences are from one Clostridia bacterium window:
- a CDS encoding acyl-CoA dehydrogenase — protein MDYRLSDEQLALQKMAREFAQREIVPLAHKMDEEEEFEPSLIKRLAEYGLQSLNTPVEYGGSGLDAMGICIVLEELAKGCASVAVAAAATALAAYPLLLAGTDEQKKKFLPPIGEGGGLASFCLTEAEAGSDAASIASTAVRVGREYVLNGAKAFVSNGGMAEFYLVFATTDRSKGSKGISAFVVPKGTPGLQVGKKLKKMGIRAADTREIVLEDVRVPASHLVGREGQGFVLAMEALDLARPGVGAMSVGIAQAAFETALRYAKERRQFGKPIADFQTIQMMLADMAMKVEAARHLVYKAAFTLEQGLPFTKEAAMAKAFASDVAMEVTTQAVQVLGGYGFIRDYPVEKYMRDAKIMQIFEGTNQIQRLVIAKQLLA, from the coding sequence TTGGATTACCGATTAAGCGATGAACAACTTGCGCTGCAAAAAATGGCCAGGGAATTCGCCCAGCGGGAGATCGTCCCCCTGGCCCATAAAATGGATGAAGAGGAAGAATTCGAGCCCTCCTTGATTAAGCGGCTGGCGGAATACGGCTTGCAGAGCCTGAACACCCCGGTTGAGTACGGGGGCTCCGGGCTGGATGCCATGGGCATCTGCATCGTGCTGGAAGAACTGGCTAAAGGGTGTGCCAGCGTGGCCGTGGCCGCCGCGGCCACGGCCCTGGCGGCGTACCCGCTGCTTTTAGCGGGTACCGATGAGCAGAAAAAGAAGTTCCTGCCTCCCATTGGGGAGGGAGGGGGGTTGGCGTCTTTCTGCCTGACGGAAGCGGAAGCCGGCTCCGATGCCGCCTCTATTGCCTCCACCGCCGTCCGCGTGGGCAGGGAGTATGTGTTAAACGGCGCCAAAGCCTTTGTTTCCAACGGCGGGATGGCAGAGTTCTACCTGGTCTTTGCTACCACCGACCGGTCCAAAGGGTCCAAAGGCATTTCCGCCTTTGTGGTGCCGAAGGGGACGCCGGGCCTCCAGGTGGGTAAGAAACTGAAGAAGATGGGGATCCGGGCGGCCGATACCAGGGAAATTGTGCTGGAAGACGTGCGAGTGCCGGCCAGCCATTTGGTGGGGCGCGAAGGGCAGGGATTTGTGCTGGCCATGGAGGCGTTGGACCTGGCGCGACCGGGAGTAGGGGCCATGTCCGTGGGGATTGCCCAGGCGGCTTTTGAAACGGCCCTGCGCTATGCGAAAGAACGCCGGCAGTTTGGCAAACCCATCGCCGATTTCCAGACCATCCAGATGATGCTGGCGGACATGGCGATGAAAGTGGAAGCGGCCCGGCACCTGGTGTACAAAGCGGCATTTACCTTGGAACAAGGGTTGCCTTTTACCAAGGAGGCGGCCATGGCGAAAGCGTTTGCTTCCGACGTGGCCATGGAGGTAACCACCCAGGCGGTACAGGTGTTAGGGGGTTACGGTTTCATTAGAGATTATCCCGTAGAAAAATACATGCGGGATGCGAAAATAATGCAAATTTTTGAAGGTACTAACCAAATTCAAAGGCTGGTGATTGCCAAGCAGCTGCTTGCTTAA
- a CDS encoding sigma 54-interacting transcriptional regulator, producing the protein MLVSDIMTQPVITIRRNTTLKEAVQIFRRHQIYSLPVTDDQGVIQGLFTKSHLLDIIEKNLDLDAPVERIMHTRVVTVGPDTPVEQAYSIALRHGVSKLPIVDEGQRVIGIVTGNDALQALEKSTRRSLSYYKQELTRTRDDQYTFDNLIGRGERIKWLKREAQVAARTNSTILISGESGTGKELLAHAIHYASPRRNAPFIKVNCAAVPEHLLESELFGYEEGSFTGAKKGGKLGKFELADGGTIFLDEIGDMQLAMQAKLLRVLQEREVEKIGRTRAIKVDVRVIAATNKDLEQMVKEKKFREDLYYRLNVINLHMPPLRDRREDIPMLIEYFIKTLNQELGRKIKGISPQAEQLLVNYDWPGNVRELRNTLERAMALTMHEVLEVEDFKSFPGSDAPARRGVEAVTVGTLAEAVAQAEKEAIRNALSYTNHNKVAAARLLGIHRSLLYRKMKQLGLDY; encoded by the coding sequence ATGCTGGTGTCCGATATCATGACCCAACCTGTCATAACCATCCGGAGAAACACCACGCTCAAAGAAGCAGTACAGATTTTCCGCCGGCACCAGATTTATAGCCTGCCGGTCACCGATGACCAGGGGGTGATCCAGGGGCTGTTTACCAAATCCCACCTGCTGGACATCATTGAAAAAAACCTGGACCTGGATGCGCCGGTGGAAAGGATCATGCACACCCGAGTAGTGACGGTGGGTCCCGACACCCCGGTGGAACAGGCCTACAGCATCGCCCTGCGGCATGGGGTTTCCAAGCTGCCCATCGTGGATGAAGGCCAGCGGGTGATCGGTATCGTCACCGGCAATGATGCCCTGCAGGCCCTGGAAAAAAGCACAAGACGCTCCCTTTCTTATTACAAGCAGGAACTCACCCGCACCCGGGATGACCAGTATACTTTTGACAACCTCATCGGCCGGGGTGAGCGGATTAAGTGGCTGAAAAGGGAAGCCCAGGTGGCGGCCCGGACTAATTCCACCATTTTGATCAGCGGTGAGAGCGGTACCGGTAAGGAACTGCTGGCCCATGCCATTCACTATGCCAGCCCGCGCCGGAATGCTCCCTTTATTAAAGTAAACTGTGCCGCCGTACCGGAGCACTTGCTGGAGTCGGAGCTGTTCGGTTACGAAGAAGGCTCCTTTACCGGCGCCAAAAAAGGCGGCAAGTTAGGCAAGTTTGAACTGGCGGACGGGGGCACCATTTTCCTGGATGAAATAGGGGATATGCAGCTGGCTATGCAGGCTAAACTCCTGCGGGTGCTGCAGGAGCGGGAAGTGGAGAAAATAGGGCGGACCAGGGCCATCAAGGTGGATGTGCGGGTCATTGCCGCCACCAATAAAGACCTGGAGCAAATGGTGAAGGAGAAAAAATTCCGGGAGGATTTGTATTACCGCCTGAACGTAATCAACTTGCACATGCCCCCTTTAAGAGACCGCCGGGAAGACATTCCCATGTTAATTGAGTATTTCATTAAAACCTTGAACCAGGAATTAGGCCGGAAAATCAAAGGTATTTCCCCGCAAGCGGAGCAGCTGCTGGTCAACTACGACTGGCCCGGGAATGTGCGGGAACTCCGCAATACCCTGGAAAGAGCCATGGCTTTGACCATGCACGAGGTATTGGAGGTGGAAGACTTCAAGAGCTTTCCAGGTTCCGATGCCCCTGCCCGGCGTGGGGTGGAAGCGGTGACCGTCGGGACGCTGGCGGAAGCGGTAGCCCAGGCGGAGAAGGAGGCCATCAGGAACGCCTTGTCCTATACCAACCACAACAAGGTGGCAGCGGCGCGCCTGTTAGGGATCCACCGTTCCCTCCTGTACCGGAAAATGAAACAGCTGGGGTTGGACTACTGA
- a CDS encoding PDZ domain-containing protein: protein MYLIVQIFRHIFSLGFLLYFLFAVAVVALMYIRLEKTKRQLYGVAGKAYGGIVQDVLKATALGFGGGVLGSILMVLGGVSVNNIGISYLWFVALVLFLVNPRYLCFSYAGGLLSISYLLTGFPRIEVPQLMGLVAILHLVESLLILASGHLGALPVYARQGDKTVGGFNLQRFWPIPLVVMYVIPVASLQSFGNSVIPMPDWWPLIRSPLEAESDVLYSLVPVVAALGYGDLALTDTPEGKSRWSAERLAVYSLLLLLLSILASHWSWLAWAAALFGPLGHEYLIIRGQQKELVGKPLYHAPERGVMILDVYPGSPAARMGLASGDVLFSINEEPVNTKWDVARLLSLGTPYLSVDYLRGGKLWRTQGRCPTDGQLGIIPVPETGDRSQVQFNSRGPLARLWDRVMRKKA from the coding sequence TTGTATTTAATTGTTCAGATTTTCCGCCATATTTTCAGCCTGGGGTTTCTCCTTTATTTCCTGTTTGCCGTCGCCGTGGTGGCCCTCATGTATATCCGGCTGGAAAAGACGAAACGGCAGTTGTACGGCGTTGCCGGCAAGGCTTACGGCGGTATTGTCCAGGATGTGCTGAAAGCCACGGCCCTGGGATTCGGGGGAGGAGTGCTGGGGAGCATTTTGATGGTCCTGGGCGGGGTAAGTGTGAATAACATCGGGATCAGCTATTTGTGGTTTGTGGCCCTGGTCCTGTTCCTGGTCAATCCCCGCTACCTTTGTTTTTCCTATGCCGGGGGTCTTTTGTCCATTAGCTACCTGTTAACGGGTTTTCCCCGCATCGAAGTGCCCCAGTTGATGGGCTTAGTGGCTATTCTGCACCTGGTGGAAAGCTTGTTGATCCTGGCCAGCGGGCACTTGGGGGCACTGCCGGTATATGCCCGCCAGGGTGACAAAACCGTCGGCGGTTTCAACCTGCAGCGGTTTTGGCCCATTCCCCTGGTCGTCATGTATGTGATACCGGTAGCCTCGTTACAAAGCTTTGGTAACAGCGTCATCCCCATGCCCGATTGGTGGCCGCTGATCCGTTCCCCCCTGGAGGCGGAGAGCGATGTGCTGTACAGCCTGGTACCGGTGGTGGCCGCCCTGGGTTACGGGGACCTGGCCCTTACGGATACCCCGGAAGGCAAGAGCCGCTGGTCCGCGGAAAGACTGGCGGTGTACAGCCTGCTGCTGCTCCTGCTGTCCATTCTGGCCTCCCACTGGTCCTGGCTGGCTTGGGCGGCGGCCTTATTCGGGCCTTTAGGACATGAGTATTTAATCATTAGAGGGCAGCAAAAGGAGCTGGTGGGAAAGCCGCTCTACCATGCCCCGGAGCGCGGGGTGATGATCCTGGATGTTTATCCCGGTTCCCCGGCGGCGAGAATGGGCCTGGCCAGCGGTGACGTGCTTTTCAGCATCAATGAAGAGCCGGTGAATACCAAATGGGACGTGGCCCGGCTGCTGTCTTTAGGCACCCCTTACCTGTCGGTGGATTACTTGCGAGGGGGTAAGCTGTGGCGTACCCAGGGCAGGTGTCCCACAGACGGCCAGTTGGGTATTATCCCGGTGCCGGAAACCGGTGACCGCTCCCAGGTGCAGTTCAACTCCCGCGGCCCTTTGGCCCGTTTATGGGACCGGGTGATGCGGAAAAAAGCTTAA
- a CDS encoding S41 family peptidase, protein MFSVMVTGILGFVIVSNLDGLGRAVKVLALIKSQSLADPDFATLIEGATAGMVQALEDPYSAYLEPELYQSLEGNIKGTYGGVGLLITMDKDHKLTVVSPFKGTPAHRAGIAPGDQILRIDDRDTADLDLNEAAALMQGEPGTQVVLLIYRPGGSTWEVTLTREIIELPTVEGQYLEDYPGIAYISISNFTEHTGTELGRLIMELQQERALEGMVLDLRNNPGGSLSAALEVASYFIPEGPVVYIEGKNSSDTLHTVHPHRIQVPLVVLVNGGSASASEIVAGAIKDTGSGKLVGETTFGKGLVQTVFPLHGGAAVKLTTSKYLTPGRHDIHEVGIQPDVEVKLTPEEEHAALMSAPDVEKDPQLAKALEVLGR, encoded by the coding sequence ATGTTTTCCGTCATGGTAACGGGGATCCTGGGTTTTGTGATTGTTTCGAATCTGGACGGACTGGGCCGGGCCGTGAAAGTGCTGGCCCTGATCAAGAGCCAGTCGCTGGCGGATCCTGATTTCGCTACCCTCATTGAAGGGGCCACCGCCGGGATGGTGCAGGCCCTGGAGGATCCCTATTCCGCTTACCTGGAGCCGGAGCTGTACCAAAGTCTGGAAGGGAATATTAAGGGCACTTACGGCGGCGTGGGGCTTTTGATCACCATGGATAAAGATCACAAGCTGACGGTGGTATCACCCTTTAAAGGTACGCCGGCCCACCGGGCCGGGATCGCGCCGGGGGATCAAATACTGCGGATCGATGACCGGGATACGGCGGATTTAGACCTGAATGAAGCGGCGGCGTTAATGCAGGGAGAACCTGGGACCCAAGTGGTGCTGCTCATTTACCGGCCGGGAGGCTCCACCTGGGAAGTGACCCTGACCAGGGAGATCATTGAGCTGCCCACGGTAGAAGGACAGTACCTGGAGGATTATCCCGGCATTGCTTATATCTCCATCTCCAATTTTACGGAACACACAGGTACCGAGTTAGGCCGGTTAATTATGGAGCTGCAGCAAGAGCGGGCATTAGAAGGGATGGTATTGGATTTGCGCAATAATCCGGGGGGGTCCTTGTCCGCCGCCTTGGAGGTAGCTTCTTACTTCATCCCGGAAGGCCCGGTAGTATACATCGAAGGGAAGAACAGCAGTGATACCTTGCATACGGTCCATCCCCATCGCATCCAGGTGCCCCTGGTGGTGCTGGTGAACGGCGGCAGTGCCAGCGCTTCGGAAATCGTGGCCGGAGCCATCAAGGACACGGGGAGCGGGAAACTGGTTGGGGAGACTACTTTCGGCAAGGGATTAGTCCAGACCGTGTTCCCCCTGCACGGCGGGGCGGCGGTAAAGCTTACCACTTCCAAGTATTTAACTCCCGGCAGACATGACATCCACGAGGTAGGCATCCAGCCGGATGTGGAAGTAAAACTGACACCGGAAGAAGAACACGCGGCACTGATGAGCGCCCCCGATGTGGAGAAAGACCCCCAATTGGCCAAAGCCCTGGAAGTGCTGGGCAGGTAA
- a CDS encoding peptidoglycan DD-metalloendopeptidase family protein, with protein MKRVVALCLLCGVLVLSWLPVYTVSGNELDELRQRQEQIERQIQQRRQEIQSKEKEIKSLSQQMEDLNRNIGAVEKDLHELAVQLGEATQRVEQAERELKQAEDKLAERTGIFKKRLVEIYCLGDVSYLEVLMESTSMTDFLVRMELLQKIAEHDMKLLDEIEAERAAVEEKKAQLESERDKIAQMKAETEDKKARLAAQQEEKAKLVNALKTEKAVIERALAEEEETSRRIAAQIREIMARMSDDRQFAGGKLAWPAPGYSRITSDYGMRVHPILKTNRMHTGIDIAAPSGAKVIAAESGRVMMAGYYGAYGNTVIINHGSGIATLYAHLSAITVKEGDEVLRGDQVGKVGSTGLSTGPHLHFEVRKDGEPVNPWSYLK; from the coding sequence GTGAAGCGGGTTGTGGCGTTATGCCTCCTTTGCGGGGTATTGGTCTTATCCTGGCTGCCGGTGTATACGGTTTCTGGGAACGAGTTGGATGAACTTCGCCAGCGGCAGGAGCAAATAGAACGGCAGATCCAGCAGCGCCGCCAGGAGATCCAGAGCAAGGAAAAAGAGATTAAATCCCTGTCCCAGCAGATGGAAGATTTGAACAGAAACATTGGAGCGGTGGAAAAGGACCTGCACGAGCTGGCGGTCCAGTTGGGCGAAGCAACCCAGCGGGTGGAGCAGGCGGAGCGGGAACTCAAGCAAGCTGAGGACAAGCTGGCGGAAAGAACGGGTATATTTAAGAAACGGCTGGTGGAGATTTATTGTCTCGGGGATGTCAGCTACCTGGAAGTATTGATGGAATCCACCAGCATGACCGATTTCCTGGTCCGCATGGAACTGCTGCAAAAGATTGCGGAACATGACATGAAACTGTTGGATGAGATCGAGGCGGAACGGGCGGCGGTGGAAGAGAAAAAAGCCCAGCTGGAGTCGGAAAGAGACAAGATTGCCCAGATGAAGGCGGAAACAGAGGATAAGAAAGCCCGGCTGGCTGCCCAGCAGGAAGAGAAGGCCAAGCTGGTGAATGCCCTGAAAACGGAAAAAGCGGTAATCGAAAGAGCGCTGGCGGAAGAAGAGGAAACTTCCCGCCGGATTGCCGCCCAGATCAGGGAAATCATGGCCCGGATGAGCGACGATCGCCAATTCGCCGGCGGTAAGCTGGCCTGGCCGGCACCGGGTTACTCCCGGATCACCTCCGATTACGGGATGAGGGTGCATCCCATCCTCAAGACCAACCGGATGCATACTGGTATCGATATTGCGGCTCCTTCAGGGGCTAAGGTCATAGCCGCCGAAAGCGGGCGAGTCATGATGGCCGGGTATTACGGGGCATACGGTAATACGGTGATCATTAACCACGGCAGCGGCATTGCTACCTTGTACGCCCATTTGTCCGCTATTACGGTCAAGGAAGGGGACGAAGTCCTGCGGGGTGACCAGGTGGGGAAAGTCGGGTCCACGGGCTTAAGTACGGGACCGCACCTGCACTTTGAAGTGCGCAAGGACGGGGAACCGGTCAATCCATGGTCCTACTTGAAATGA
- a CDS encoding ABC transporter permease — MKLRTFGYFFKQAFKSMRRNLWMSIAAVSTVAIAAFLVGVFALLVLNVNFMAAKLESDIEIVAFVEVDVPRAQVLQLQEHLRSLPGIASVTLVPKEEGLSKMNARFGGDRDLLGALGGENPLPDYFVVKAADPERVTRVAAQLAQIPHIYKVDYGKQEVERLFEVLRWVRWAGSALILLLIGSAVFLIATTVRLTVFARRRELQIMKLVGATDWFIRWPFFLEGFFLGAIGAGLACLAVYFGYFSLVDKVSLQISFLALIEDPKAVYQVLWKLLAGGAAVGALGSIISMRRFLKV; from the coding sequence ATGAAGCTTAGAACCTTTGGCTATTTCTTTAAACAGGCCTTTAAATCCATGCGGCGCAATCTTTGGATGAGTATCGCGGCGGTCAGTACGGTAGCCATTGCCGCGTTCCTGGTGGGTGTGTTCGCTCTCCTGGTGCTCAATGTGAATTTCATGGCGGCCAAGCTGGAATCCGACATTGAAATCGTGGCCTTTGTGGAAGTGGATGTTCCCCGGGCGCAGGTGCTGCAGCTGCAGGAGCATCTCCGGTCCCTGCCGGGTATTGCTTCGGTAACCCTGGTGCCTAAAGAAGAAGGGTTGAGCAAGATGAACGCCCGTTTTGGCGGTGACCGGGATTTGCTGGGAGCCCTGGGAGGGGAGAACCCTTTACCGGATTATTTCGTGGTGAAGGCTGCGGACCCGGAACGGGTGACCAGGGTGGCTGCCCAATTGGCCCAGATTCCTCATATCTACAAGGTTGATTACGGGAAGCAGGAAGTGGAACGGTTATTTGAGGTGCTGCGCTGGGTGCGCTGGGCCGGCAGCGCTCTCATCCTGTTGTTAATCGGTTCCGCGGTGTTTCTCATTGCCACCACTGTCCGGCTGACGGTTTTCGCCCGCCGGCGGGAACTGCAGATTATGAAACTGGTGGGTGCCACGGACTGGTTTATTCGCTGGCCTTTCTTCCTGGAGGGTTTCTTCCTGGGGGCCATCGGCGCCGGGTTAGCTTGCCTGGCTGTCTATTTCGGTTATTTTTCCCTGGTGGACAAGGTTTCCCTGCAGATATCTTTTCTGGCTTTAATTGAGGATCCTAAAGCGGTGTACCAGGTCTTGTGGAAGCTCCTGGCCGGGGGAGCCGCCGTGGGAGCCCTGGGGAGTATCATCTCCATGCGCAGATTTCTCAAAGTTTAG
- the ftsE gene encoding cell division ATP-binding protein FtsE, with translation MIQFVNVTKIYNNRVVALRDISLKIEKGEFVFLIGSSGAGKSTFIRLIFKEEEPSRGQILIANRSINRLKRKEVALLRRNIGVVFQDYSLLNDRTVYDNVAFALEVMEYPGKTIRQKVPEVLEMVGLADKADCLPRQLSGGEQQRVAIARAIVNNPQILLADEPTGNLDPETAWGIMELLNDINRRGTTVIMATHAADIVNRMKKRLIALDRGELVRDEERGVYSHEA, from the coding sequence TTGATCCAATTTGTCAACGTGACGAAGATTTACAACAACAGGGTTGTTGCTTTGCGAGATATCAGCCTCAAAATCGAAAAAGGAGAGTTTGTCTTTCTGATCGGCTCCAGCGGGGCAGGTAAATCAACCTTTATCCGCCTGATTTTCAAGGAAGAGGAACCTTCCCGGGGGCAGATCCTAATTGCTAACCGCAGCATTAACCGGCTGAAGCGGAAAGAAGTGGCTCTCTTACGGCGGAATATCGGGGTGGTGTTCCAGGATTACAGCTTGCTGAACGACCGGACCGTCTATGATAATGTGGCTTTTGCCCTGGAGGTGATGGAATACCCGGGGAAAACGATCCGGCAGAAAGTACCGGAAGTATTGGAAATGGTGGGCTTGGCTGACAAAGCCGACTGCCTGCCCCGGCAGCTGTCGGGGGGAGAACAGCAGAGAGTGGCCATTGCCAGGGCCATTGTCAATAACCCGCAGATTCTGCTGGCTGATGAACCGACGGGAAACCTGGACCCGGAGACCGCATGGGGGATAATGGAACTACTGAATGACATCAACCGCCGGGGTACGACGGTAATCATGGCTACCCACGCCGCGGACATTGTTAACCGCATGAAGAAAAGGTTGATCGCCCTGGATAGAGGGGAACTGGTGCGGGACGAGGAAAGAGGAGTCTACAGCCATGAAGCTTAG
- the nrfD gene encoding polysulfide reductase NrfD gives MRGTNAAAGVSLVLIGISLAAWFYQIQQGLVVTQMRNPFNWGLYIAVFAFFVGIAAGGLIVSSSVYLFNLEPLRPFTRIASLSAFAATLGAMAIILPDLGRVDRIYQLFLHPNFASPLIWDVIVLSTYLAITFLSVYFQLLPERRPELEERAKRRARAVAYLGLPVAVLIHTVTALIFATQGSRGWWNTAILPPDFIAMAVASGTALVMVIMLLAMGKEGLRHHSGAFRILNGVIAGALVIHFFFLAVDLIVHGWWGGPEAAGLFAQLFVEYGVLYGLELVLLFSAMVYFFIARGTGSYGGLWIGCLTLFAGVFVHRLMLMFPAFNQVPLHLVVPGTGAGWSYPVAVGEFQPGMDVFVSTWSYLPSPVEIAVTLLPFGLVGLVVSLALRSFPFLPAFEPPAAAHGPKQPAGQASLP, from the coding sequence ATGCGAGGAACCAATGCGGCTGCCGGGGTATCCCTGGTGTTAATCGGCATCAGTTTAGCGGCCTGGTTTTATCAAATCCAGCAAGGACTGGTAGTGACCCAGATGCGGAACCCCTTTAACTGGGGTCTGTACATTGCCGTTTTTGCCTTTTTCGTAGGGATCGCCGCCGGGGGCTTGATCGTCTCTTCATCCGTCTACTTGTTTAATTTGGAGCCGCTGCGGCCTTTCACCAGGATAGCTTCCCTGTCGGCTTTTGCCGCTACTTTGGGAGCCATGGCCATCATCCTGCCTGATCTGGGCCGGGTGGACCGGATCTACCAATTATTCCTGCATCCCAACTTCGCTTCTCCTCTAATTTGGGATGTGATTGTCCTCAGCACTTACCTGGCGATCACCTTCCTCAGCGTCTATTTCCAGCTGCTGCCGGAGCGGCGGCCGGAACTGGAGGAGCGGGCGAAGCGGCGGGCCCGGGCGGTGGCCTACCTGGGGCTGCCGGTGGCGGTCTTAATTCACACCGTGACTGCGTTGATTTTTGCTACTCAGGGATCCCGGGGCTGGTGGAACACAGCCATCCTGCCCCCGGATTTTATTGCCATGGCGGTGGCCTCCGGCACGGCGCTGGTGATGGTGATCATGCTGCTGGCCATGGGCAAAGAGGGACTGAGACATCATTCAGGTGCTTTTCGGATCTTGAACGGTGTCATCGCCGGGGCCCTGGTGATTCATTTCTTCTTCCTGGCGGTGGATTTAATCGTCCACGGCTGGTGGGGCGGGCCGGAAGCTGCCGGGCTGTTTGCCCAGCTGTTTGTTGAGTACGGAGTCCTATACGGGCTGGAACTGGTGCTGCTGTTTTCGGCCATGGTTTACTTTTTCATCGCCCGGGGAACCGGGTCTTACGGCGGTTTGTGGATTGGCTGCTTGACCCTTTTTGCCGGCGTGTTTGTGCACCGGTTGATGCTGATGTTCCCGGCTTTCAACCAGGTACCCCTGCACCTGGTGGTGCCCGGTACCGGTGCCGGTTGGAGCTACCCGGTGGCTGTGGGCGAGTTCCAGCCGGGGATGGATGTCTTCGTGAGTACCTGGTCTTATCTTCCTTCCCCGGTGGAGATAGCGGTAACCCTCTTACCCTTTGGGCTGGTGGGGCTGGTGGTTTCCCTGGCGCTGCGCTCTTTCCCCTTCTTACCGGCTTTCGAGCCGCCGGCGGCAGCGCACGGGCCGAAACAGCCTGCCGGCCAGGCCAGCTTGCCGTGA
- a CDS encoding 4Fe-4S dicluster domain-containing protein, protein MRLGMVIDLYKCIGCRTCAVVCKQVNAQPPGTWWNRVFTPGSSHHQIPPEQTGGAKMYFLPVSCQMCDNPPCQKVCPVGATYTDARGVVLVDLERCIGCRYCMSACPYGVRQFNWEDPEKAKEKAGYPQDYAYGYPFDHRDPNDRLVYSPNRPKGITEKCTFCAQYTAQGELPMCVQACPAKARHFGDLDDPASAVGKLIREQETFRLLEELGTAPKVFYLSPSKPK, encoded by the coding sequence ATGAGATTAGGGATGGTGATCGATTTATATAAATGCATCGGCTGCCGCACCTGCGCCGTAGTGTGCAAGCAGGTGAACGCCCAGCCGCCGGGTACCTGGTGGAACCGGGTCTTTACCCCCGGCAGCAGTCATCACCAGATTCCCCCGGAGCAAACAGGGGGGGCGAAAATGTACTTTTTGCCCGTTTCCTGTCAGATGTGCGATAACCCTCCCTGCCAGAAAGTCTGTCCCGTCGGGGCCACTTACACCGATGCGCGGGGTGTGGTGCTGGTGGACCTGGAGCGATGCATCGGCTGCCGCTACTGCATGAGCGCCTGCCCTTACGGCGTCCGCCAGTTCAACTGGGAGGACCCCGAGAAAGCCAAGGAAAAGGCCGGGTATCCCCAAGATTATGCTTACGGTTATCCTTTTGACCACCGGGACCCCAACGACCGGCTGGTCTATTCCCCCAACCGGCCGAAGGGGATTACGGAAAAATGCACTTTTTGCGCCCAGTACACCGCCCAAGGAGAACTCCCCATGTGCGTGCAGGCTTGCCCGGCTAAAGCCCGTCATTTCGGGGATTTGGACGACCCGGCCTCAGCGGTGGGGAAGCTCATCCGGGAACAGGAGACTTTTCGCCTCCTGGAGGAACTGGGTACAGCCCCGAAAGTGTTTTACTTGAGTCCCAGCAAGCCTAAATAA